In Helianthus annuus cultivar XRQ/B chromosome 3, HanXRQr2.0-SUNRISE, whole genome shotgun sequence, a single window of DNA contains:
- the LOC110929026 gene encoding outer envelope protein 64, mitochondrial: MSLNSKLKISVSNPKVWIVIGVTVAGVLILTAETRRRRLKGRRVREDYGAFVERFELLPFPQLPPPAAKQALSGLTFAMNDVFDVKEYVTGFGSPDWKRTHEVAGKTAVVVTTLLKNGATCVGKTVMDELSFGITGENSHYGTPTNPAMPSYIPGGSSSGSAVAVAAELVDFAIGIDTIGGVRIPASFCGVLGFRPSHGLVSTIGVLPNSQSLDTVGIFARDPSILHRVGHVLLQLNPVEPRRTRRIIVADDLFQLSKVPQQKTVYIVSKVTEKLSGYQAPKHMNIGQYILSNVPSLKYFHEQTSNLQNGTHTLKALSSAMLLLQRYEFKTNHEEWINTVKPKLGSDVSDYIHAVIKANHENIKAYYKVRTEMRAALRNLLKDDGILVVPTVADTSLKLKSKKTLLTEFHDRTFSLLSITTMSGCCQVTVPFGKHEDSPIGVSFIANHGSDKFLLDTVLDMYQSLQGQVNAVTSLPPSLDLNGNMEASELLKEKGNAAYKGRQWNKAVTYYTEAIKLDESNATFYCNRAAAYLELGCYQQAEEDCTKAISLDKKNVKAYLRRGTARESVLYYKDALQDFKHALVLEPQNKAAKMAEKRLQKQVS, translated from the exons ATGTCGTTGAACTCTAAATTGAAAATCAGCGTCTCAAACCCCAAAGTGTGGATCGTGATCGGCGTCACCGTCGCCGGTGTTCTGATCCTCACCGCCGAGACGCGCCGCCGCCGATTGAAAGGTCGGCGAGTTAGAGAAGATTATGGAGCTTTTGTTGAGCGGTTTGAGTTGCTTCCGTTTCCTCAGCTGCCGCCTCCTGCTGCCAAACAGGCTTTGTCTGGTTTGACTTTTGCGATGAATGATGT GTTTGATGTGAAAGAGTATGTGACCGGCTTTGGGAGCCCAGATTGGAAAAGAACTCACGAGGTAGCGGGGAAAACTGCTGTTGTTGTTACTACTTTATTGAAGAATGGGGCTACTTGTGTTGGCAAAACTGTCATGGATGAGTTATCTTTTGG GATAACCGGAGAAAATTCACATTATGGGACCCCAACAAATCCAGCAATGCCATCTTATATTCCCGGTGGATCTTCTAGTGGTTCAGCGGTGGCTGTTGCAGCAGAGCTTGTTGACTTTGCTATTG GTATTGATACAATTGGGGGAGTGAGAATTCCAGCTTCATTTTGTGGCGTTCTTGGATTCCGGCCTTCACATGGACTTGTATCCACTATAGGGGTTCTGCCAAATTCACAGAGTTTAGACACTGTTG GAATATTTGCTCGTGATCCTTCTATATTGCATCGTGTCGGACATGTTCTTCTTCAATTAAATCCAGTGGAACCTAGAAGGACAAGGCGCATAATTGTGGCAGACGACTTATTTCAGCTATCTAAAGTTCCTCAGCAGAAGACTGTATATATTGTTAGCAAAGTAACTGAAAAGTTATCTGGTT ATCAAGCACCAAAGCATATGAATATCGGTCAGTATATTTTGTCAAACGTTCCAAGCCTAAAATATTTCCATGAGCAGACATCAAATCTACAAAATGGAACACATACTTTGAAAGCTCTCTCTTCAGCAATGTTATTATTACAAAG ATATGAATTCAAAACCAATCATGAAGAATGGATTAATACAGTCAAGCCTAAGCTAGGATCTGATGTGTCTGATTATATTCATGCTGTAATTAAAGCTAATCATGAAAATATTAAAGCTTACTACAAAGTCAGGACTGAAATGCGAGCAGCTCTACGCAATCTTCTAAAG GATGATGGAATTTTAGTTGTTCCTACGGTTGCTGATACTTCACTAAAACTTAAATCAAAGAAAACTTTATTAACAGAATTTCATGATAGGACATTTTCTTTGTTAAGCATCACCACAATGTCCGGCTGCTGTcag GTTACTGTTCCTTTTGGAAAGCATGAAGATTCTCCGATTGGTGTTTCTTTTATTGCAAATCATGGATCTGATAAATTTCTTCTAGATACTGTCTTGGACATGTACCAGTCATTACAAGGGCAAGTTAATGCTGTTACTAGTTTGCCTCCATCTTTAGACTTAAATGGCAACATGGAGGCTTCTGAATTGTTGAAAGAGAAG GGAAATGCTGCATACAAGGGAAGACAGTGGAATAAAGCTGTAACCTATTATACTGAAGCTATTAAGTTGGATGAATCCAATGCTACTTTCTACTGCAACAGAGCAGCTGCCTACTTAGAATTAGGATG CTATCAACAAGCTGAGGAAGACTGCACCAAAGCAATCTCACTTGACAAAAAG AATGTAAAGGCTTACTTGAGAAGAGGAACTGCTAGAGAATCAGTTCTTTATTACAAGGATGCTCTTCAAG ATTTTAAGCACGCGCTCGTGCTAGAACCCCAGAACAAGGCTGCCAAAATGGCTGAGAAGAGGCTACAGAAGCAAGTAAGTTGA